DNA sequence from the Paenibacillus physcomitrellae genome:
GGCTGTATGAAGAGGAGGCTGCCATCCATGTCTGAGCCATTGCTGGAGATTCAACATTTAAAGAAATATTTTCCGATTAAACAGGGGTTGCTGAACAAGACCGTCGCCAATGTCAAAGCGGTGGATGACATTAGCCTGACCATCGGCCGTGGGGAGACCTTTGGCCTGGTAGGCGAGTCCGGCAGCGGCAAAAGCACGGTCGGCAGAAGCATTGTTCGTCTGACCGAGAAGACGAGCGGGGATATCTTGTTCAAAGGACAGGATATTTATAAGCTGTCCGGTGAAGAGCTGCGGAAGATCAGACCGCAGATGCAGCTGATTTTTCAGGACCCATACAGCTCCCTAAACCCGCGTGTACGCGTAGGCGATGCGATTGGGGAGGCGTTGCTGGATCACGGACTGGCGCCCAAGAATGAAATCCGGGATCGGGTGAAGGAAGTGCTTGGACTGTGCGGACTTTCTTCCTATCATATCGACCGGTTCCCACATGAGTTCTCCGGCGGCCAGCGTCAGCGGATCGGCATCGCCCGGGCTTTGATTCTGAACCCGGATTTGATCATCGCAGACGAGCCGGTGTCGGCGCTGGATGTATCTATTCAAGCCCAGATTATCAACCTGTTCAGAAAGCTGCAGGAGGACCGCGGACTGACTTATTTGTTTATTTCCCATGACCTCAGCGTGGTTGAGCACCTGTGCACGCGGATCGGTGTTATGTACCTGGGCACGATGATGGAAACGGGCTCACGCGACGAGCTGTTCAAGAACCCGCTGCACCCGTACACCAAAGCGCTCCTGTCTGCCGTTCCGGTTCCGATTCCG
Encoded proteins:
- a CDS encoding ABC transporter ATP-binding protein; the protein is MSEPLLEIQHLKKYFPIKQGLLNKTVANVKAVDDISLTIGRGETFGLVGESGSGKSTVGRSIVRLTEKTSGDILFKGQDIYKLSGEELRKIRPQMQLIFQDPYSSLNPRVRVGDAIGEALLDHGLAPKNEIRDRVKEVLGLCGLSSYHIDRFPHEFSGGQRQRIGIARALILNPDLIIADEPVSALDVSIQAQIINLFRKLQEDRGLTYLFISHDLSVVEHLCTRIGVMYLGTMMETGSRDELFKNPLHPYTKALLSAVPVPIPKLKRERIVLKGDIPSPVNPPSGCKFHTRCPFAVERCKSEVPEFRNVGSDHFVACHLV